One window from the genome of Haloprofundus halobius encodes:
- a CDS encoding translation initiation factor IF-6 codes for MLRASFAGSPYVGVFARATNDCLLVRPDADDELVSSLADEFGVPPVPTTVGGSGTVGALAMGNENGILVSGRATDRERERIADAVDLPVVPLPGRINAAGNVVLANDYGAWIHPDLDDEAVAAVEEALDVPVERGDLGDVRTVGTAAVANNTGVLCHPKSREPELEALEEHLDVYADIGTVNYGAPLVGSGLVANEESYVVGEETTGPELGRIEETLGYID; via the coding sequence GTGCTCCGCGCCTCCTTCGCCGGGTCGCCGTACGTCGGCGTCTTCGCGCGCGCGACGAACGACTGCCTGCTCGTCCGTCCGGACGCAGACGACGAACTCGTCTCGTCTCTGGCCGACGAGTTCGGCGTTCCCCCAGTACCGACTACGGTCGGTGGGTCGGGCACCGTCGGTGCGCTGGCGATGGGCAACGAGAACGGAATTCTCGTCTCCGGCCGCGCGACCGACCGCGAACGCGAGCGAATCGCCGACGCCGTCGACTTGCCGGTCGTCCCCTTGCCGGGACGTATCAACGCCGCCGGCAACGTCGTGCTCGCCAACGACTACGGCGCGTGGATCCACCCCGACCTCGACGACGAGGCCGTCGCGGCCGTCGAGGAGGCGCTCGACGTGCCGGTCGAACGCGGCGACCTCGGCGATGTCCGCACCGTCGGCACCGCGGCGGTCGCCAACAACACCGGCGTCCTCTGTCACCCGAAATCTCGGGAGCCGGAACTGGAGGCGCTCGAAGAACACCTCGACGTGTACGCCGACATCGGCACCGTCAACTACGGCGCGCCGCTGGTCGGCTCCGGCCTCGTCGCCAACGAGGAGAGCTACGTCGTCGGCGAGGAGACGACGGGTCCGGAGCTCGGGCGCATCGAGGAGACGCTCGGCTACATCGACTGA
- a CDS encoding 50S ribosomal protein L31e, translated as MSASDFEERVVTVPLRGVKKVAVQKRADRAMSIIRQHLAKNFNVDEDAVRLEPSLNEAVWAEGRQNPPRKLRVRAARFDEDGEAVVEAEPAE; from the coding sequence ATGAGCGCGAGTGATTTCGAAGAACGCGTCGTCACCGTCCCGCTCCGCGGCGTCAAGAAGGTCGCCGTCCAGAAGCGCGCCGACCGCGCGATGAGCATCATCCGTCAGCACCTCGCGAAGAACTTCAACGTCGACGAGGACGCCGTTCGCCTCGAACCCTCGCTCAACGAGGCCGTCTGGGCGGAGGGTCGACAGAACCCGCCGCGGAAGCTTCGCGTCCGCGCCGCACGGTTCGACGAGGACGGCGAGGCCGTCGTCGAGGCCGAACCGGCCGAGTAA
- a CDS encoding signal recognition particle protein Srp54 codes for MVLDNLGSSLRGTLETLRGKTRLSEEDVEAVVKEIQRSLLQADVDVALVMELSDSIKTRALEEEPPGGTSARDHVLKIVYEEMVAIVGESTEIPLEPQTILLAGLQGSGKTTSAAKMAWWFSKKGLRPAVIQTDTFRPGAYDQAKQMCERAEVEFYGDPDESNPVTIAREGLEATENADVHIVDTAGRHGLEDELIAEIEEIEGLVSPDLSLLVFDAAIGQGAKEQARQFEEAIGIDGVVITKLDGTAKGGGALTAVNETDSSIAFLGTGETVQDIERFEPNGFISRLLGMGDLKQLSERVERAMSETQAEDDDWDPEDIMKGSFTLKDMQKQMEAMNKMGPLDQIMDMIPGLGGGLMDQLPDDAMDVTQNRMRSFEIIMDSMTEGEMENPRSVGASQVRRISRGSGRDEETVRELLEQHKMMEQTLKQFQGMGDGDMQRMMKKMEQQGGDGGMGGFGPF; via the coding sequence ATGGTACTCGACAATCTCGGAAGCTCCCTCCGCGGTACGTTGGAGACGCTGCGAGGGAAGACCCGCCTCAGCGAAGAGGACGTGGAGGCGGTCGTCAAGGAGATCCAGCGTTCGCTCCTCCAGGCCGACGTCGACGTGGCGCTCGTGATGGAACTGTCGGACAGCATCAAAACCCGCGCGCTGGAGGAGGAACCCCCCGGAGGAACCTCCGCGCGCGACCACGTCCTCAAAATCGTCTACGAGGAGATGGTCGCCATCGTCGGCGAGTCGACGGAGATTCCGCTCGAACCCCAGACCATCCTCCTCGCCGGGCTGCAGGGGTCGGGGAAGACCACCTCCGCCGCGAAGATGGCGTGGTGGTTCTCGAAGAAGGGACTGCGCCCGGCGGTCATCCAGACCGACACCTTCCGCCCCGGCGCGTACGACCAGGCCAAGCAGATGTGTGAGCGCGCCGAAGTGGAGTTCTACGGCGACCCCGACGAGTCCAACCCCGTCACCATCGCCCGCGAGGGGCTGGAGGCGACGGAGAACGCCGACGTCCACATCGTCGACACCGCGGGTCGACACGGCCTCGAAGACGAACTCATCGCCGAGATCGAGGAGATAGAGGGCCTCGTCAGTCCCGACCTCAGTCTGCTCGTCTTCGACGCGGCCATCGGCCAGGGCGCGAAAGAGCAGGCCCGGCAGTTCGAGGAGGCCATCGGCATCGACGGCGTCGTCATCACGAAGCTCGACGGGACGGCGAAAGGTGGCGGTGCGCTGACCGCCGTCAACGAGACGGATTCCTCCATCGCCTTCCTCGGGACGGGCGAGACCGTTCAGGACATCGAGCGCTTCGAGCCGAACGGGTTCATCTCCCGACTGCTCGGGATGGGCGACCTCAAACAGCTCTCCGAGCGCGTCGAGCGCGCGATGTCAGAGACGCAGGCCGAGGACGACGACTGGGACCCCGAGGACATCATGAAGGGGTCGTTCACGCTCAAGGACATGCAGAAGCAGATGGAGGCGATGAACAAGATGGGGCCGCTCGACCAGATCATGGACATGATTCCCGGCCTCGGCGGCGGGCTGATGGACCAGCTACCCGACGACGCCATGGACGTCACCCAGAACCGGATGCGGAGCTTCGAGATAATCATGGACTCGATGACCGAAGGCGAGATGGAGAATCCCCGGAGCGTCGGCGCGAGTCAGGTCCGCCGCATCTCGCGCGGCAGCGGGAGAGACGAGGAGACGGTGCGCGAACTGCTCGAACAGCACAAGATGATGGAGCAGACGCTCAAGCAGTTCCAGGGGATGGGCGACGGCGACATGCAGCGGATGATGAAGAAGATGGAGCAGCAGGGCGGTGACGGCGGTATGGGCGGCTTCGGACCGTTCTGA
- a CDS encoding MFS transporter encodes MYRRLRSLTRFDALVLTALIWFLAKFLRYAFPPLFGTLQAEYGVSNAVVGTAYTALMLVYALMQFPSGALADRVGAVTVITVGAAAAAVGALALVPSVPFALVVAAMLLVGIGTGVHKTVAIRLLSRVYPAQTGRALGALDTLGAFGGVAAPAAVIALTTHADWHAVFLAGGVAGVALAGAFALRVPKRVPDSRNAAAESAGAREYAALFRRPRFAVFVVVTVFFSFAYNGAVAFLPLYLERSAGLSTVAASGIFSVLFVVSLVQLLTGEASDHVGQLPIIGFTLGLAAVALVALVAVSEANFLALAAVVVAFGLGAHGFRPVRGAYLVSVIPDSVAGGGLGAVRTLLMGAGALAPAAVGILSDTVGFRLAFTALAASMAIAAALTVLLVFVGDDAPTPA; translated from the coding sequence ATGTATCGCCGTCTGCGCTCGCTCACCCGTTTCGACGCGCTCGTCCTGACGGCGCTCATCTGGTTTCTCGCGAAGTTTCTTCGCTACGCCTTCCCACCGCTGTTCGGGACGCTCCAGGCGGAGTACGGTGTCTCGAACGCCGTCGTCGGCACCGCCTACACCGCGCTGATGCTCGTCTACGCGCTGATGCAGTTCCCCTCGGGGGCGCTCGCCGACCGCGTCGGCGCGGTGACGGTCATCACCGTCGGGGCCGCCGCCGCCGCCGTCGGGGCGCTCGCGCTCGTGCCCTCGGTTCCCTTCGCGCTCGTCGTCGCTGCAATGCTACTCGTCGGCATCGGCACCGGCGTCCACAAGACCGTCGCCATCAGGCTGCTCTCGCGAGTGTATCCGGCACAGACGGGACGGGCGCTCGGCGCGCTCGACACGCTCGGCGCGTTCGGCGGCGTCGCCGCCCCCGCCGCCGTCATCGCGCTGACCACCCACGCGGACTGGCACGCGGTGTTTCTCGCCGGTGGCGTCGCCGGCGTCGCCCTCGCGGGGGCGTTCGCGCTCCGCGTTCCGAAACGCGTCCCCGACAGCCGAAACGCCGCCGCCGAGAGCGCGGGCGCTCGCGAGTACGCCGCGCTCTTTCGCCGTCCGCGCTTTGCCGTTTTCGTCGTCGTGACGGTGTTTTTCTCCTTCGCGTACAACGGCGCGGTCGCGTTCCTCCCGCTGTATCTCGAACGGAGCGCTGGCCTCTCGACCGTCGCCGCCAGCGGTATCTTCAGCGTGCTGTTCGTCGTCAGCCTCGTCCAACTGCTCACCGGCGAAGCGAGCGACCACGTGGGCCAACTCCCCATCATCGGATTCACGCTCGGTCTCGCGGCAGTCGCGCTCGTCGCGCTCGTCGCCGTCAGCGAGGCGAATTTCCTCGCGCTGGCTGCCGTCGTCGTCGCGTTCGGTCTCGGCGCGCACGGCTTTCGCCCCGTCCGGGGTGCGTACCTCGTCTCGGTCATCCCCGACAGCGTCGCGGGCGGCGGCCTCGGCGCGGTGCGGACGCTGTTGATGGGCGCGGGGGCACTCGCACCGGCGGCCGTCGGAATCCTCTCCGACACCGTCGGCTTCCGCCTCGCGTTCACCGCGCTCGCCGCCTCGATGGCCATCGCCGCGGCGCTGACGGTCCTCCTCGTCTTCGTCGGCGACGACGCACCCACGCCGGCGTAG
- a CDS encoding magnesium transporter has translation MRTMLPVLLVLTAVELASGLVLDTFESTLLQYPSLLVLVPVTIGMAGNLGSILAARLSTAFHLGLLDFAPDDDLLLGNAVATIALSLTLFPLVGAGAWTIQTAVAGTALDFLTVVTVATASGAVLAVLAIVVTLVATYAAYRLELDPDDVVIPVVTNTCDVLGVLVLFGVVRILV, from the coding sequence ATGCGGACGATGCTCCCCGTCCTCCTCGTGTTGACGGCGGTCGAACTCGCCAGCGGACTGGTGCTGGACACGTTCGAGTCGACGCTGCTGCAGTATCCGTCGCTTCTCGTGTTGGTCCCGGTCACCATCGGAATGGCCGGCAACCTGGGGAGCATCCTCGCCGCGCGCCTCTCGACGGCGTTCCACCTCGGCCTGCTCGACTTCGCGCCCGACGACGACCTGCTTCTGGGCAACGCGGTCGCGACTATCGCGCTCTCGCTGACGCTGTTTCCGCTCGTCGGTGCGGGCGCGTGGACGATTCAGACGGCCGTCGCCGGGACGGCGCTCGACTTTCTGACCGTCGTCACCGTCGCCACCGCCAGCGGGGCGGTGCTCGCGGTACTCGCCATCGTCGTCACGCTGGTCGCGACGTACGCGGCCTACCGCCTCGAACTCGACCCCGACGACGTGGTGATTCCGGTGGTAACGAACACCTGCGACGTACTCGGCGTTCTCGTCCTGTTCGGGGTCGTGCGGATTCTCGTGTGA
- a CDS encoding magnesium transporter codes for MPVRDVAVEAYREALPVLLLSAVGGLFAGVVLGGMEAELERVAGLIVLVPALLATRGNVYGSLGARLASGLHQGLVEPYFTFSDRRIRNAIVAALANGILVSVFAAVLAYAVLLTLGRPTATLWSLVGIAAIAGVISGLLLTIAVLGVVFYGYRQGMNPDTLAGPVVTTTGDVVGIATMLFAARVVLALGGG; via the coding sequence ATGCCCGTCCGCGACGTCGCCGTCGAAGCGTACCGAGAGGCGCTGCCGGTGCTCCTATTGAGCGCCGTCGGCGGCCTCTTCGCGGGCGTCGTCCTCGGTGGGATGGAGGCGGAACTCGAACGGGTCGCCGGACTCATCGTACTCGTCCCCGCGTTGCTGGCGACGCGCGGCAACGTCTACGGGTCGCTCGGCGCGCGTCTCGCCTCCGGTCTCCATCAGGGTCTCGTCGAACCGTACTTCACGTTCTCCGACCGGCGTATCCGCAACGCCATCGTCGCGGCGCTCGCAAACGGGATTCTCGTCAGCGTCTTCGCCGCCGTGCTCGCGTACGCAGTCTTGCTGACGCTCGGTCGACCCACGGCAACGCTCTGGTCGCTCGTCGGTATCGCCGCTATCGCGGGCGTCATCTCCGGACTGTTGCTGACTATCGCAGTACTGGGTGTCGTCTTCTACGGCTACAGACAGGGGATGAACCCCGACACGCTCGCCGGTCCCGTCGTCACGACGACCGGCGACGTGGTCGGAATCGCGACGATGCTGTTCGCCGCCCGCGTCGTCCTCGCACTAGGAGGTGGGTGA
- the thpR gene encoding RNA 2',3'-cyclic phosphodiesterase: protein MRLFVSIDLPHSLSGAVAAVQDDLRDAEGLRFVDPEQAHLTLKFLGETDDDRLGEVEEALESAVDAANVEPFEATVGGLGVFPSLDYVSVVWLGIEEGSERITRLAEAVERETTAIGFDAESHEFTPHVTLARMDDALGKDIVRRAVRETDPTVGTFRVEQIRLKESVIGPNGPEYSTVSRFVL, encoded by the coding sequence ATGCGACTGTTCGTCAGCATCGACCTCCCGCACTCGCTCTCGGGCGCCGTCGCGGCCGTCCAAGACGACCTGCGCGACGCCGAGGGCCTCCGGTTCGTTGACCCGGAGCAGGCTCATCTCACGCTGAAGTTCCTCGGCGAGACCGACGATGACCGTCTCGGCGAGGTGGAGGAGGCGCTCGAATCGGCGGTCGATGCCGCGAACGTCGAACCGTTCGAGGCGACCGTCGGCGGACTGGGCGTCTTCCCGTCGCTCGACTACGTCAGCGTCGTCTGGCTCGGCATCGAGGAGGGTAGTGAGCGAATCACTCGCCTCGCCGAAGCTGTCGAACGGGAGACGACGGCCATCGGCTTCGACGCGGAGTCCCACGAGTTCACGCCCCACGTTACGCTCGCACGAATGGACGATGCCCTCGGAAAAGACATAGTACGACGGGCCGTCCGCGAGACGGACCCGACGGTCGGGACGTTCCGCGTCGAGCAGATTCGGCTCAAAGAGAGCGTGATCGGCCCCAACGGTCCCGAGTACTCGACGGTAAGTCGCTTCGTACTCTGA
- the radA gene encoding DNA repair and recombination protein RadA codes for MAATNLERLPGVGPATAEKLNAAGYDSYRTLAVASPAEIAGAADIGETAAGDIVRGAREFTDVGRFETGVEMLQHRKQVGKLRWRVPEVDDLLGGGVETRSITEVYGGYGAGKSQVTHQLAVNVQLAHDHGGLEGSALFVDTENTFRPERIDEMIRGLDDETLAAELARRDIEGSPHDDTAIDALVGDVLDRLHVAEAYNSDHQMLLAENAKQLISEAEGTEWPIRLLCVDSLTAHFRAEYLGRGALAARQQKLNRHVHDLLRIAHLYNVAVVVTNQVQSNPDAFFGDPTRPIGGNILGHASSVRLYLRNARGTKRVVKLVDAPNLPDGEAVMRVEGSGLCAE; via the coding sequence ATGGCAGCGACGAACCTCGAACGGCTCCCGGGCGTCGGTCCGGCGACGGCCGAGAAACTGAACGCGGCCGGCTACGACTCCTACCGAACGCTGGCGGTTGCGAGCCCCGCCGAAATCGCTGGGGCGGCCGACATCGGTGAGACCGCCGCCGGAGACATCGTCCGCGGCGCACGCGAATTCACGGACGTCGGTCGGTTCGAAACCGGCGTCGAGATGCTCCAGCACCGCAAGCAGGTCGGTAAACTCCGGTGGCGCGTCCCCGAGGTAGACGACCTGCTCGGCGGCGGCGTCGAGACGCGGTCCATCACCGAGGTGTACGGCGGCTACGGCGCCGGCAAATCGCAGGTCACCCACCAACTCGCGGTGAACGTCCAACTGGCGCACGACCACGGCGGACTGGAAGGGAGTGCACTCTTCGTCGACACCGAGAACACGTTCAGACCCGAGCGCATCGACGAGATGATCCGAGGATTGGACGACGAGACGTTGGCGGCCGAACTCGCTCGGCGAGATATCGAGGGATCGCCCCACGACGACACAGCGATAGACGCACTCGTCGGCGACGTCCTCGACCGACTCCACGTCGCGGAGGCGTACAACTCCGACCACCAGATGTTGCTGGCCGAGAACGCCAAGCAGCTCATCTCGGAAGCCGAGGGCACCGAGTGGCCGATTCGCCTCCTCTGCGTGGACTCGCTGACGGCGCACTTCCGCGCGGAGTATCTCGGCCGCGGTGCGCTGGCGGCGCGACAGCAGAAACTCAACCGGCACGTCCACGACCTGCTCCGCATCGCACACCTCTACAACGTTGCCGTCGTCGTGACGAATCAGGTACAGAGCAACCCCGACGCCTTCTTCGGCGACCCGACCAGGCCCATCGGCGGTAACATCCTCGGTCACGCCTCCTCGGTCCGCCTCTATCTGAGAAATGCGAGAGGCACCAAGCGAGTCGTCAAACTGGTCGACGCGCCGAACCTCCCCGACGGCGAGGCCGTCATGCGCGTCGAAGGGTCAGGCCTCTGTGCCGAGTGA
- the pfdA gene encoding prefoldin subunit alpha — MGSGGGGQQQLQQLSQELQAIDEEIEELEADISDLEQEKTEMDEAIEALETLESGSTVQVPLGGGAYVRAEVQDIDEVVVSLGGNYAAEQERDGAIEALRSKQDHVDERIAGVEGEVRDLEDESDEIEQQAQQLQQRLQQQQMQQMQQMQQEENGDE, encoded by the coding sequence ATGGGTAGCGGTGGCGGCGGTCAGCAGCAACTTCAGCAGCTCTCGCAGGAACTGCAGGCGATCGACGAGGAGATCGAGGAACTCGAAGCCGACATCTCCGACCTCGAACAGGAGAAAACGGAGATGGACGAGGCCATCGAGGCGCTCGAGACGCTCGAGAGCGGTTCGACGGTACAGGTACCGCTCGGTGGCGGCGCGTACGTCCGCGCGGAAGTGCAGGACATCGACGAAGTTGTCGTCAGCCTCGGCGGCAACTACGCGGCCGAACAGGAGCGAGACGGTGCCATCGAGGCGCTCCGCAGCAAGCAAGACCACGTCGACGAGCGTATCGCGGGCGTCGAAGGCGAGGTTCGCGACCTCGAAGACGAGAGCGACGAGATCGAACAGCAAGCCCAGCAACTCCAACAGCGCCTCCAGCAGCAGCAGATGCAGCAGATGCAGCAGATGCAGCAGGAGGAGAACGGCGACGAGTAA
- a CDS encoding HalOD1 output domain-containing protein has protein sequence MGPPIHYYHRSDETSLCVDIARAVGRLFDVDPAELPPLANSFDAEAAEAVLESESDTVVVFTYLGQRITVTSDRVMTIESPVAGSGASA, from the coding sequence ATGGGTCCGCCGATACACTACTACCACCGCTCCGACGAGACGAGTCTCTGCGTGGACATCGCCCGGGCCGTCGGGAGGCTGTTCGACGTAGACCCGGCGGAACTCCCGCCGCTGGCGAACTCGTTCGACGCCGAGGCCGCGGAGGCCGTTCTCGAGAGCGAGAGCGACACCGTCGTCGTCTTCACGTATCTGGGTCAGCGCATCACGGTCACCAGCGATAGAGTGATGACCATCGAATCGCCCGTAGCGGGTTCGGGCGCGAGCGCGTGA
- a CDS encoding nucleoside recognition protein encodes MQSVVQALDPSFLAEVASRVVTIAVAIGVGVFLANVAVAFGAVRYITVLAYPLTGPANLPREVGTAILTTTASTTAGYGMLAEFRDSEMLDDRATLVAVTINTFFGFVQHIFTFYAPVLIPILGLRVGLMYVGARAAIALGITLVGILAGALLLSERNVNSAAVPEDVDTPDRETQSTPEKLRGAAKSTWKKLRRIVPRLAVVYALVTLLVETDSLQALTSVADPLATLVGLPGAAVPVIAVFAFDTTTGAVTIAPQVGEVFTPRQAVATMLLGGIVSFAVSTFKRSIPFQYGIWGANFGSKVVAVNTALKVVFIGVAVAVLLVP; translated from the coding sequence GTGCAGTCCGTCGTGCAGGCGCTCGACCCGTCGTTTCTCGCCGAGGTCGCCTCCCGCGTCGTGACCATCGCCGTCGCCATCGGTGTCGGCGTCTTCCTCGCCAACGTCGCCGTCGCCTTCGGGGCGGTGCGCTACATCACCGTGCTGGCGTACCCGCTGACCGGTCCCGCCAATCTCCCGCGGGAAGTCGGCACGGCGATTCTGACGACCACCGCGTCGACGACGGCGGGGTACGGGATGCTCGCGGAGTTTCGCGACTCGGAGATGTTGGACGACCGCGCGACGCTCGTCGCCGTCACCATCAACACGTTCTTCGGCTTCGTCCAGCACATCTTCACCTTCTACGCACCGGTGCTGATCCCGATTCTCGGGCTTCGCGTGGGTCTCATGTACGTCGGCGCGCGGGCCGCCATCGCGCTCGGCATCACGCTCGTCGGGATTCTGGCCGGGGCGCTCCTGTTGTCGGAGCGAAACGTGAACTCCGCGGCCGTCCCCGAGGACGTCGACACGCCCGACCGCGAGACGCAGTCGACGCCGGAGAAACTCCGCGGCGCGGCGAAGAGCACGTGGAAGAAACTTCGCAGAATCGTCCCGCGCCTCGCCGTCGTCTACGCGCTCGTCACGCTGCTCGTGGAGACGGACTCGCTACAGGCGTTGACGAGCGTGGCGGACCCGCTGGCGACGCTCGTCGGCCTCCCCGGCGCGGCCGTGCCGGTCATCGCCGTCTTCGCCTTCGACACGACGACGGGCGCGGTGACCATCGCGCCGCAGGTCGGTGAGGTGTTCACGCCGCGGCAGGCGGTGGCGACGATGCTTCTCGGGGGTATCGTCTCCTTCGCCGTCTCGACGTTCAAGCGCTCTATTCCCTTTCAGTACGGTATCTGGGGGGCGAATTTCGGATCGAAAGTCGTCGCGGTCAACACTGCGCTGAAGGTCGTCTTCATCGGTGTTGCCGTCGCGGTGTTGCTCGTCCCCTGA
- a CDS encoding 50S ribosomal protein L39e yields the protein MGKKSKAKKKRLAKLERQNSRVPTWVMLKTDMQVTRNPKRRNWRRSDTDE from the coding sequence ATGGGTAAAAAATCGAAGGCCAAGAAGAAGCGACTGGCGAAACTGGAGCGCCAGAACAGTCGCGTCCCGACGTGGGTCATGCTGAAGACGGACATGCAAGTCACGCGAAACCCTAAGCGCCGCAACTGGCGGCGAAGCGATACTGACGAATAA
- a CDS encoding AIM24 family protein, giving the protein MDVDRFLETHGPKEGGDVFQRESSKMLDVSLDGSVMAKAGAMVGYTGDISFERKSGGGLTGILKKKATGEGAVLMQATGSGHLYLADQGKEVQILELDADDEISVNGNDVLAFEDGVTWDIKMMKSIAGTSTGGLFNVYLKGPGHVAITTHGEPLVLPTPVSTDPNATVAWSSNVSPSTKRDLNIKSFLGRSSGETFQLHFAGEGGFVVVQPYEEQSPQE; this is encoded by the coding sequence ATGGACGTAGACAGATTCCTCGAAACACACGGACCGAAGGAGGGCGGAGACGTCTTCCAGCGCGAGAGCTCGAAAATGCTCGACGTCTCGCTGGACGGGAGCGTCATGGCGAAAGCCGGGGCGATGGTCGGCTACACCGGCGACATCTCGTTCGAGCGGAAGTCCGGCGGCGGACTGACGGGCATCCTGAAGAAGAAGGCGACCGGCGAGGGCGCCGTACTGATGCAGGCGACGGGGTCCGGACACCTCTACCTGGCCGACCAGGGAAAGGAGGTCCAGATTCTCGAACTGGACGCCGACGACGAGATAAGCGTCAACGGCAACGACGTGCTGGCGTTCGAAGACGGCGTCACGTGGGACATCAAGATGATGAAAAGCATCGCCGGCACGTCGACCGGTGGGCTGTTCAACGTTTACCTGAAGGGACCGGGTCACGTCGCCATCACGACCCACGGCGAACCGCTCGTCCTGCCGACGCCGGTCAGCACCGACCCCAACGCTACCGTCGCCTGGAGCAGCAACGTCTCGCCCAGCACGAAACGCGACCTGAACATCAAGAGCTTCCTCGGACGCTCCTCGGGGGAGACGTTCCAACTACACTTCGCCGGCGAGGGCGGCTTCGTCGTCGTCCAACCGTACGAGGAGCAGTCGCCGCAGGAGTGA
- the ftsY gene encoding signal recognition particle-docking protein FtsY has protein sequence MFDGLKKKLNSFREDVEETAEEKAEAEGVDAADAAEAETTEVDAADAETAEIDAAEAADASAESVADTETSGAVEHGATETSDPSRASVQQADPDTVAETTETAEPDESAPSAQAVAADAEADAAESTADAESPAESSPEPVPDESAVEDQGEEERSGPGRLKRAAAFATGRIIIEEEDLEQPLWELEMALLQSDVEMGVAEQMLDTIREKMLGTTRKQVQTTAQLVEEALHDALLDVISVGQFDFDQRIADADKPVTIIFTGVNGVGKTTSIAKLSEYFEEQGYSTVLANGDTYRAGANEQIRKHAENLDRKLIAHEQGGDPAAVIYDAVEYAEAHDIDIVLGDTAGRLHTSNDLMAQLEKIDRVVGPDMTLFVDEAVAGQDAVQRAKKFDETAEIDGAILTKADADSSGGAAISIAYVTGKPILFLGTGQEYDDIERFVPEELVASLLEDEE, from the coding sequence ATGTTCGACGGACTCAAAAAGAAGCTCAACAGCTTCCGCGAAGACGTTGAGGAGACCGCCGAGGAGAAAGCCGAGGCCGAAGGAGTCGATGCGGCCGATGCGGCGGAGGCGGAAACGACCGAGGTCGATGCGGCCGACGCGGAGACGGCCGAGATCGACGCGGCGGAGGCGGCCGACGCGAGCGCGGAGTCCGTCGCCGACACCGAGACGAGCGGCGCGGTCGAACACGGTGCGACGGAGACGTCGGACCCATCACGGGCCTCGGTCCAGCAGGCCGATCCCGACACCGTCGCCGAGACAACCGAGACGGCCGAACCGGACGAGAGCGCACCGTCGGCCCAGGCTGTCGCCGCCGACGCCGAGGCGGACGCCGCCGAGAGTACTGCCGACGCAGAGTCGCCCGCGGAGTCGTCTCCCGAACCGGTTCCCGACGAGTCCGCCGTCGAAGACCAGGGGGAGGAAGAACGTTCGGGCCCCGGCCGACTGAAGCGCGCGGCGGCGTTCGCCACCGGCCGTATCATCATCGAGGAGGAGGACCTCGAACAGCCGCTGTGGGAACTGGAGATGGCGCTGCTGCAGAGCGACGTGGAGATGGGCGTCGCCGAGCAGATGCTCGACACCATCCGTGAGAAGATGCTCGGCACCACGCGCAAGCAGGTGCAGACGACGGCGCAACTCGTCGAGGAGGCGCTGCACGACGCGCTGCTCGACGTCATCAGCGTCGGTCAGTTCGACTTCGACCAGCGAATCGCCGACGCGGACAAGCCCGTCACCATCATCTTCACCGGCGTCAACGGCGTCGGCAAGACGACGAGCATCGCCAAACTCTCGGAGTATTTCGAGGAACAAGGCTACTCAACGGTGCTCGCCAACGGCGACACCTACCGCGCCGGCGCGAACGAGCAGATTCGCAAGCACGCCGAGAACCTCGACCGGAAGCTCATCGCCCACGAACAGGGCGGCGACCCGGCGGCGGTCATCTACGACGCCGTCGAGTACGCCGAGGCCCACGACATCGACATCGTCCTCGGCGACACCGCGGGTCGGCTCCACACCTCCAACGACCTGATGGCGCAGTTGGAGAAGATTGACCGCGTCGTCGGCCCGGACATGACGCTGTTCGTCGACGAAGCCGTCGCCGGTCAGGACGCCGTCCAGCGCGCGAAGAAGTTCGACGAGACCGCCGAAATCGACGGCGCAATCCTGACGAAAGCCGACGCTGACTCCTCAGGCGGCGCGGCCATCTCCATCGCCTACGTCACCGGGAAGCCGATTCTCTTCCTCGGCACCGGTCAAGAGTACGACGACATCGAGCGGTTCGTCCCCGAGGAGCTCGTCGCGAGTCTTCTCGAAGACGAGGAGTAG
- the rpl18a gene encoding 50S ribosomal protein L18Ae has translation MSQFTVRGRFRSRDGYRTFTKDIEAANENVAREYTLSRFGSEHGLKRMQVELDEVTAQ, from the coding sequence ATGAGTCAGTTTACTGTACGCGGCCGATTCCGAAGCCGCGACGGCTACCGGACGTTCACCAAGGACATCGAGGCAGCGAACGAGAACGTCGCCCGCGAGTACACACTCTCGCGCTTCGGCAGCGAGCACGGCCTCAAGCGTATGCAGGTCGAACTCGACGAGGTGACCGCACAATGA